Sequence from the Salvia miltiorrhiza cultivar Shanhuang (shh) unplaced genomic scaffold, IMPLAD_Smil_shh original_scaffold_180_2, whole genome shotgun sequence genome:
TTGCATACAGAGAAGAGAAAGGAGGACACATGTGACCATTTAAAAGCTGTTTTCGGGGACGGAGCCATCAGCTGCGAAATAGAAAGGGTGGGGCCCGAAATCACGTCGTCTTCTCAAGGACCCTCGTTTTTTTCAGATGGAACCACTGAGGACATGTTTAACGTAGAGATGCTGAATCAAAACGAAGATGACCCCATCGCCTTTAAATGTCCCTCAATCACGATGGATAACATGCTGAGTCCCTCTCACACACTAGTCCAAATTGTTTGCCAGGACCACAAAGGTCTTTTGTACGATGTTATGAGAACGTTGAAGGACTGCGACATCCAAGTGCGTGTTTTTCCTACTTTCAGTTCGTGTTTATCGCATTTTCTAATGGCTAATCATCGATAAATATGTACCAGGTTTCCTATGGACGTCTGGCAAGGAAAGGGAATGCTGAGTGTGAGCTCGACTTGTTTATCATGCAAGCAGATGATGGTAAGAAGATAGTTGACCCCAGCAGACGGAATTCGTTGAGCAATCGTCTTCAGGTGGAGCTAAGCCGTCCGCTAAGATTAGCATTGATCAGCCGTGGCCCTGACACTGAATTGCTCGTTGCAAATCCCATCGAGTTATCTGGAAAGGGTCGTCCCATGGTTTTCCACGACATAACTCTCGCTCTCAAGATGCTAAACAGACCAATCTTTTCGGTACTTCCTCACTTCGCTTGTATTCTTATTTCTTAGTTTGATTCACCCTTCTGATCCTTATGCAGACGACTGTTGATCTAATACGGCTACTTTTTACAGGCTGAAATCGCAAGGCATGGCATCGGTGATCGTGAGTGGGAAATTTACAGAGTTCTACTCGACGAAGGGGAAAGTGGCTCTGCTTCAAAGAAAGAGATAGAGGAGACGGTGTGGAGAATGCTAATGAGTTGGGAGTAACAACGACGTTAATGCTCGTTG
This genomic interval carries:
- the LOC131003217 gene encoding ACT domain-containing protein ACR10-like, which translates into the protein MGIVYDDAVMIRQSEREEEPSVITVNCPDKTGLGCDLCRIILFFGLTVVRIDVSTDGKWCYIVFWVEGKSSTRWGLLKNRLMGVCPSFLLANGISYDGPEMRPPKPPNVYLLKFCCYDRRGLLHDVTGVLCELELTIKRVKVSTTPDGKVMDLFFITDSRELLHTEKRKEDTCDHLKAVFGDGAISCEIERVGPEITSSSQGPSFFSDGTTEDMFNVEMLNQNEDDPIAFKCPSITMDNMLSPSHTLVQIVCQDHKGLLYDVMRTLKDCDIQVSYGRLARKGNAECELDLFIMQADDGKKIVDPSRRNSLSNRLQVELSRPLRLALISRGPDTELLVANPIELSGKGRPMVFHDITLALKMLNRPIFSAEIARHGIGDREWEIYRVLLDEGESGSASKKEIEETVWRMLMSWE